CGAACGCTTGCAGCACCTGATCGCCGGCGGCGTGGCCGTGAACATCGTTGATGCGTTTGAAGTGATCGAGGTCGATCAACGCCAGGCCGTGCACCACGTCGGCTTCCATCGCGTTCAACTCGCGGGAGGCCAGGCGCAGGAAATGCCGGCGGTTGAACAGCCCGGTGAGTTCGTCGGTCGCCACCAGGCCTTCGAGCTGACGCATCATTCCGCGCAGGGTGTCTTGATGCGCCTGCAAGGCAAACCGCCGCTGACGCATACGCTGGCGCGACATCTGGACGTAACGGGCGTAAAGCACCAGCCAGGCGAGCACCACAAACAGCACGCACACCTGCAACAGCGCCAGCGTCGGGTCGGGCAGCTGAAAGTGGTAGCCCTCCCACAACGTGAGCGCGCTGAAACTGAAAAACACCAGCAACGCGCAACGCGCGAAAGCCGTGCGCGAAAGATGAAACAATCCGAATAACAAAATCAGCAGGTAAAACACCAAAAACACGCCGCGCGCCTCGCCCAGATGGGCGATCAGCCAGGTTTGCCAACCCAGTCCCAGCAGTATTTGCACTTCGGTCAGGCTCGGATCGGAAAAACGCAGGTTGCGGCCGCTGGAAAACACCGCGAACAGCACCGCCTGGCTGAGCACTACCAAAGCGCTGCCGATCGCCATGCCGCTGACGGATTCCTGGTAGTGACCGGTGAAAAACGCCAGCCACAGCAGCAGTAAAGCCAGGGCGTAGGTGCCAGCTGCGAGGGCAAAGCGTTTGAGCAAAAGCCGCTGGATGGCGTTATGGGTCAATCGTTGATTCACCGTGGGAAAGGGGGCTGTCGGAGTGTCCTACTCTACAGGCCGGATGCCACTTTAGTGGCGTGTCTGATAAATGACCATTCAATTTTTAGGGGCAGAAAACTGGCGTCAAAGCCATGACCCGACTCCGGGATAATCCTGTGGCGAGGGAGCTTGCTCCCGCTGGGCTGCGAAGCGGCCCCCAGCATTTTCTTTCAGTTGAACTGCGATGAAATTACGACTGCTTCGCAGCCGAACGGGAGCAAGCTCCCTCGCCACAAAAGCACCCATGTTCATCTGTGGGCGGTATGCGACCAACGTTTGACTGTCAACGGATGTGCCCGCCATCGAGGCGCGGTATACTGCCGCGCCTTTTTAGCGTCGCGCCAGCATGCCCG
The Pseudomonas lini DNA segment above includes these coding regions:
- a CDS encoding diguanylate cyclase domain-containing protein — protein: MTHNAIQRLLLKRFALAAGTYALALLLLWLAFFTGHYQESVSGMAIGSALVVLSQAVLFAVFSSGRNLRFSDPSLTEVQILLGLGWQTWLIAHLGEARGVFLVFYLLILLFGLFHLSRTAFARCALLVFFSFSALTLWEGYHFQLPDPTLALLQVCVLFVVLAWLVLYARYVQMSRQRMRQRRFALQAHQDTLRGMMRQLEGLVATDELTGLFNRRHFLRLASRELNAMEADVVHGLALIDLDHFKRINDVHGHAAGDQVLQAFAGVATACLRDGDILARYGGEEFVVLLPDCDPERLTACCERLRVAFMDVEMIGLNVGNLSLSAGMTLLTLGDDLDDALHRADQALYRAKRDGRNRCAAAWENVDA